Sequence from the Terriglobales bacterium genome:
TGCTCGATCCATTATTACTCCGCCTTGCCCGCCGCTGCGGCCGCGGCTGCCGGTGGTTCTGACCCCTCCGTCGCGGCTGCACCTGCCGCGGGGGTTTTGCACGCCGACTCAAGTTCCTGAAATGTAGGTCGCACATGTCCGGGGACAGCTCGGCGCGCCATCTCCACCGCCATGATGGGGGGCGTTCCCTTCATGAACGAGATCATTACCACACGCAGGACGTGATAGTAGGCGTGCTCATCATCCGCAGTTTTTGACATGTTGCTGGCCAGCGGTCCGACTAATCCGTAGCACAAAAGAATCCCGAGAAATGTTCCCACCAGGGCCGCGGCGACCTTATGTCCTATCTCCTCCGGTGGCCCCCCAAGCGCTCCCATAGTGATGACTACTCCCAACACTGCAGCCACAATACCGAGTCCTGGCAACGAATCGGCCGTAGTGCTCAAGGCCGCGATCGGTTGCGTGGCCCCATGATGATGAACTTCCATGTCTGCCTCTACCATCTGATCTACGTCGAAAGGTTCTACTCCTCCGCTAACGGCCATGCGCATGGTGTCGCATACAAAATCTCGTGCGTGATGCTCTTTAAGAAAAGCCGGATACTTAGTAAAAACCAAGCTCTTGGCTGGATCCTCAACATCAGCTTCTAGCGCTACCAGGCCTTCTTTTCGCGCCTTATTCAGGAGTTCATACATCATCTTCAAACTTTCCACGTAGCGTGACTTAGTGAACTGCGGAGCCCCAAATACACCAGTTATTCCGCCAACGATTTTCTTCAGGATGTATAGCGGATTCGCGATCAGCACGGTTCCCGCCGCCGCGCCTCCAATGATGAGCAGCTCGGCGGGCTGTACGAGGACCTGCATGTGGCCGTGCTCCATCAAATAGCCGCCGACCACGGCGCCAAACACCACGACGATGCCAATAATTACAAACATAGAATGTCAGCGCTAAGTTGATTTCAGGGCTTCTCAGCCATCGGTTAATCGGGATTGGTAACGACTGCTTCTAAACATTCTTCTGCTCTCGCCATCAGTGTGCTGATCGAGTCTCCTTTCTGGGCGGTCGCTCCCGCCACCGATACCGTTGGCGAAAGTTGGTCTCCCCACCATTCGATAGAAACGGAACCGGCAATTCTCTGTACGCGCTTACTCAGTTCCTCCACTGGCGACGGCATGCACTCCGGGAGGATGGCCAAGAGAGTTTCTTTGTCCCAGCGTCCTACAATGTCGGTTCCTCGAAGTGAATTCTTGAGGGTTTGAGCCACGGCCCGCAGCATAGTGTCCGCAGCATCCGGCCCGTGGGCGAGCTTAAACTCATTCAATTGATCTACCCGCACTAGCAACAAACCGAACGGCTGTTGTTGTTCGGTAAGTGATGCAAGCATCTCCTCGAGCGTGGACTGAAGAGACTCATGATTCGGAACATCAGTAGTTTCGTCTATACAGGCTTCGATCATACGATCGCCCTGCCTGCGATTCTGGGTCCGCATTCGCAGCTCATCGAAGCTTTCCGCGGCGCCAATAATCACTCCCCGGCCATCCCGAATGGGAACTGTCCTGACTTGCACCAGGATTCTGTGCCCGGCTCGGTGGCGTATGTAAACCATTGTGTTTCTCGGCTGCCCGTCGTGGATGGTGTCGGCCACCGGGCATGTGGGAGCACAAACAACGCTTCCGTTCTCAGTGCCTTGCACCAGAATGTCGTCTCGGCAGGCCCGCCCCACTACATCTTGCCGCAAATACCCCGTGATTCTTTCGGCGCCGTCATTCCAAAACGCGATCTTCTTGTTGCGATCTACGAAATACACTCCGGTGGGCAACGCTTCCAGAACTGCCCTGAAGATTTCAGCCTGCTCTAACCCGGACATTTAGACACAACTTCCTGGGTCTCCGGAGGGAGAACCCTAATGTCTTTTCGACTGAAAGGAAGTAAGACTTTAGAAGGGACACTTGGCCTCTGTACTAACGAGCGTGCTAGTCTTATTCATAGCGCCACTTATCCTCTGATACAATCGTTTGTCTTTTGCTGCTGAGAATATCTGCGCCGCAGAACGGAGAAAGAACATGGCGAACTTCGTACGAGTAGTAACCCAATTACAAGCGGAACGAGGGCGTTTGGAGCAGGACCTCCGCAAGTTGGTACAGGCAATTACTGCACTTACCGGAAGCACGGTGAATAGCACTGTGCGGGGACGGAGCAGCAGAGTGAGCGGCACGCGTTCAAGATTGTCTGCCGCAGCTCGCGAAAGAATCGCCGCCGCTCAACGTGCCCGCTGGGCAAAGGTTCGCGCCACCACCAAAGCACAGAAGCCGAAGCGTACTCTTTCTTCAGCGGCGCGCAATAGAATCGCAGCCGCCCAGCGTGCCCGTTGGGCTAAAGTTCGGCAACAGAAACTGCGCAAAGAGCCGGCATCTCAGCAAAAGAAAGCGGCCTAGAAAAGCGCATGGTCCTGCTTTACAAATCGCCGCCATAAATTGGAATCGCGGCGCCATTAACGTCCTTGCCCGCTTCGACCGCCAACCACACGATCAGGCTTGCCACGTTTGCGGGCTGCACCCATTTTGAAAAATCTGCCTTTGACATGGCTTGGCGGTTCGCCGGAGTGTCCATGGTGCCCGGCAGGATTACGTTGGCCGTAATGCCAGTATCCCTGTTCTCCAGCGCCACGGTGCGAATCAGCGCTACCAGTGCTGCCTTGGATGCGCTGTATGCGCCAACTCCCGCCCCCGGCTCCAGCGCTGCGCGGCTCCCTATGGCGATGATCCTCCCACCTTTGCTCTTGCGCATTTGCGGAATCACCGCGCGTAAGAGGTAAAACGCGCTGTTCAGGTTCATGTCCAGCATGCGTTGGAAAGTGACGTCATCGGTATCGCCGACTGTTTTCCCTCCCGCGAAGCCACCTACCAAATGGACAAATATATCGAGCTTGCCGGAGCGAGAAACCGCGGCATCTACCGTGTTTTTGGCCGCCTCGGCATCCGTGATATTCGCTGCTAACGCCACAAACGATGGGTGCTTAAAGTCCGACTGTTTAACGCTGGGTGACACGCCGAGTACCAACGCCCCCGCCTGCAGCAGCGCCGGTGTGACTGCATTTCCCAGCCCTCCGTTCGCGCCGGTCACGAGCGCAACCTTACCCTTCAAGCTCTGTTCCATGGCGTGAGGTGCTCCTGAAGATTGATTCTAAGCGGCGGAAAAAAAGGTGGTCCACTGGGACCACCACCGGTGCAAGAGTGCTATCTAGAAAGCCACGCGCAATCCCAGCTGCAATTGCCGCGCCGGAGAAATGATGTCTGTGGGCTTGCCGAAAGCTGACCCGGGATTCTGCAGGGTGCCGCAATTTATGGCGGTGGCAGAACATCCGGCATTCAACGCTCCAATGTACGACTCAGCGTCAAAATTCGCATGATTCACCACATTGAACATGTCCACCGTGGGACTCAAGGTCACCCGCTCACCAATCTTGAAAGGCCGTGACAACCTGGTGTCCCAGATGTAGGTGGAGGCTGAACGACCGGCATTGCGCCCCACTCCCGCTGGACGGTCCTTCACGTGGCCATCTCCATTGTTGTCCAGACCGGTTGTGATGTTGAACGGTCGCCCACTCTGCATGGAGATAATGTTTGAAGTCTCGAACCCGAGCGGCAGCCTGATGATTCCGCTGAGCACGAAGCGGTGACGCGCATCGCGCAAGGTGGGGCCTTTATCAGCGAAAAGATTGTTGCTGTCCTGCGGCACTCCCGGCTCGAAAATATCGTCCGATAAGCTAACCGCTTTTGAAAGCGTGTAGGAAAGTTGGAATTGAAAGTTCTGCGTCAGGTTCTTGCGCGCGCTTACTTGCATAGCATTGTAGTGACTTATATTTGTGGTTTCGAAGCTGCTGAAGAGTCCTAGTCCGGGGAATTTTGCCGCCCCCGGGTTCAGCTCTCGGGTAATCCAACCATGCAGGCCAAGAACGTGAACGTAAGTCGCATCCAGCACTATTCCTGCCGGCAGCTGCTGTCCCACTCCGATCGAGTATTGCTCGGTATAAGGTTGGTGTACGGCGCCAGAAATCGCGAACCCACCTGGGGTCTGGGCCGCGGAAAACGCCGGATCCGATAAGCTCGGCTGCGCCGGCGTGAAAAAGCCAAACAGATACTTCACTCCATCGAAGGTCCTGTCGATGTAAGAGATTTCCCAGGGAGTCGAGTCGTAGTAGATTCCGAATCCCCCCCGCAAGACGGTGTGGCCATTACCCAGCACGTCATAAGCGAATCCAGCTCGCGGACCGAAATCCAACTTGGGTGTCTCCCTCGTGCGGCTATTAAAGAATGGTGCCAGGCCCTCCAGCGGGTGGTGGAATCCGGCATCGATAAATCCGCTCTCGTGCTCATAGCGAAGGCCCAGATTCAGCGTCAGGCGGCGGTTGACCTTCCAGTCATCCTGAACGTAGTAAGCCATCTGCCAGGTGGTCGTGCCTTTTTCTACGGTTGAGCCCAACCCTTTCAGAGCGAACGAGAGATGGCCTGGAATCGAACTGGTGCAGCTCACCGGATTTACAAAATCCGGGAGGCATTTGATCCCTGGATCATCCTGGTCAAAGATAAATACGCCATTCTTGAACAGGTCAAACAGCGCGTTGTACTTGATCCGCGGATTCAGGTCGGTACCGAATTTCAGGTTATGTACCCCGTGCCAGTTCCCCATAGTGGAGACATCGTCGCGGAACTGCAGCCGGTCTTGCTGCACATTTTGCGGTGTAGAAGCATTCTGTCCGATTACGACCGATGGGAAACGCAGGTTGATCCCGTGGCTTGTCGGAACCAGGTTGTTAATGAATCGGTTGAAGTGCACCACAAACTGGTTCAGTGTCCGTGCAGAGGCCACCCAGGTATGGGTACCTTGCCACGAGATGTTTTCATTGGTTGCCTTCTGGAATGCGCTTGCTGCAGGGGGGCCACCAACGGAGATGTTGGGATCAATGCGCAAGCCTTCGGTCGAAGAGTTCCGCTGGAAGGTACCACGGAAACTAAAAGTCTGCGCCGCATTCAAGTGATGGTCGAATTTGGCGACCATCAGCAGGTCGCGAAATGGGGCAGGAAACGCCCCCTCAAATTGCGGAAACACACCCCCTGTGTTCACCGTCTGACTCTTCTGCTGGCGGTTTCTCTCAAAGGCAAAAAATCCAAACGTCTTGTCGTGAATGATCGGACCGCCCGCCGCGGCCCCGAACTGTTCGCGATCGAAATCCGGCTTGGTCTGCTCAAAAAATCCTCGTGCCTGCAGGTCCTTATGGCGAAACAGCAGAAATCCGCTGCCGTGCACGTCATTGGTTCCGGACTTGGTTATCACGTTGACGAACGGTCCAGAGGAATGGCCGTACTCCGCCGAAAACTGGTTGCTGATGACTTGGAATTCCTGAATGGCATCTTCCGGCACCAGCCCCACCGGCCCGCCCACGATATTGTCATTGAAGTTCCCGCCATCAATGCTGATTCCCGAACTGCGCGCCGTTGCTCCCCCTGCAACGACGCCGCCGTATAGCCTTTTCGTCGGGTCATACGAAGGAGAAGGAGCCACGCCGGGAATCAGGTTGGCGAGTTGCTGAAAGTTTCGGTCATTCACCGGCAGATCTGCAATTTGGGCCTGGCTTACGCCCTCTGCCACCTGGAACGACGAAGTATCAACCTGCGTAATTTCACTGCTGACGTTCACCTGCTCGCTCTGGCCCGCGACTTTGAGCACCAGGTTGGCAGTTAGCGTGTCCCCAACCGTCAGCACTACCTTAAGCGCCTCGTTGCTGAAGCCGCTTTTCGCGGCCCGCACTTCATATTGGCCACGCGGCAACAAGTTGAAGCGATAAAAACCTTCGCTATTCGTAGTCATCGTTCGCGACAACCCGGTTTCCAGATTGGCGGCGGTCACGTTGGCATTGGCCACCACAGCGCCCGAGGGATCGGTAACCGTACCTTGAAGATTGGACGTCACCACTTGGGCGTGAACTGCTAGGGCAAACACGATGCAAAGGGTAGACGCGAACAGGCCTTTGGTTTTCACGGGGGGAACCTCTCTCTTTCTATTAGTAGGCCGGGAGAATGCTCTTGCTATGAAATTGGGCTAAGGCTAGATAAGAACGCAATCGCTGTCAACAGAAATCCGCCCGACATAAACACTTACAAGACGTTAGGAGAGAGATCTCATCCGTCACTTTAAACAATCGCAACAGGCAATTGTCCTAGATTGATCCCTGGGTATTCCTTCGCAGAAATTGTCCATGCCCTACTCGCCCTTTAAATGAATTGTCTTCGATTACCACATCGCCGCGACACAGCACCGTCGTCGGGGTGCCGGTCACTTTAATTCCTTCAAACATCGAGTAATCCACTCGCATGTGGTGCGTCTTTGCACTGATGGTGTGCTCGCGTTTTGGGTCGAAGATAACCAGATCGGCGTCGCTGCCCACGGCGATGGTTCCTTTTCGCGGATAAAGCCCAAAGAGTTTCGCCGGCATAGTTGAAACCAACTCTACAAAACGATTCACGCTGAACCGCCCGGCAGCTACGCCGCCGCTGTAGACCAGGCTGAGCCGGTGTTCGATTCCCGGGCCGCCGTTAGGAATCTTCGTAAAATCACCTTTCCCCAGTTCCTTCTGTTCTTTGAAGCAGAACGGGCAGTGGTCTGTCGAGACCACCTGCAAATGGTCGCGCTGAAGGCCCGCCCACAGCTTCTCCTGGTGCCATTTTTCGCGCAGCGGCGGGGTGAACACATACTTGGCGCCTTCGAAGCCAGGAACGTCGAAGTTTTCGATCGAAAGATAAAGATATTGCGGGCAGGTCTCTGCATAGACGGGCAATCCGCGATCGCGCGCCTCGCGAACTTTTTCCAGAGCTTCATTGCAGCTCAGATGGACGATATACACCGGCGCGCCCGCCATTTCTGCCAAAGCAATCGCCCGCGCCGTAGCTTCTGCCTCGGCGGTGGTCGGCCGGGTGAGCGCATGATATTTAGGCGCGGTCTTGCCCTCTGCCAGAGCCTGCTTAACGATTACATCAATCGCGCCGCCATTCTCCGCGTGCATGCAAACCATCGCCCCCTGCTTCGCGGCAGCCTGAAAAGCTTTGAAGATGCTGGCGTCATCTAGCATGAAAACGCCGGGATACGCCATGAACAGCTTGAAGCTGGTCACGCCTTCGCGCACCAAAGCCTTCATCTCTTCGAGACGCGCGTCCGGCAGATCGGTGATGATGCAGTGGAAGGCATAATCGCAGACTGCTTTGGATGAGGCCTTCGCCATCCACGTATCGAATGCAGTTCGCAGCGACTGCCCCTTGTACTGGATCGCAAAATCAATCAGCGTCGTGGTGCCCCCGAAGGCTGCCGCCCGCGTTCCCGTCTCGAAATCGTCAGCGCTGGTTGTTCCTCCGAACGGCATGTCCAGGTGGGTGTGGACATCAATTCCGCCCGGCATCACGTATTTACCCGGCGCATCTATCACCCGGCGAGCATTGTTGGCCGGCAGCTCCTTCGCAATCGCCGAGACTTTGCCATCCGCGATCCCAACATCTGCAAGATAGCTGTCTGACGCGTTAACCACGGTTCCGCCTCGAATGAGGCTATCGAAAGCCATGATCCTCCTCAGATGAAAAGTCGCGCATGCATTTTATGCTAACCTGCTTTCCTTAAGCGCAACCTCCGGAACAAGCCATGAAATTCGGCTTCACTTTAAAACCCGATCTTTCCGTGGAGCGCATCATCGGCCTTACCCGGCAGGCCGAGAAGGCAGGCTTTGAATACGGCTGGATATTCGACTCGCATGTTCTGTGGAAGGAACCGTATCCGCTGCTGACGCTGATGGCCAGCAACAGCCGCTCTCTGCGATTGGGCACGTGCGTGACCAATCCTGCGGTGCGCGACATCACTGTCACCGCCAGTCTCTTTGCCACCCTGAACTTGATTTCGGGCGGCCGCATGGAACTGGGCATTGGACGCGGCGACAGCTCGCGCCGAGTACTGGGAAAACCGCCGGTGACATCCGCGCACCTCGAAGAAGCTGTGCGCACATTTCGCGACTTGACCGGCGGTCGTGAGATCAACTACGAGGGTCAACCTACGCGCATTACCTGGGCCGAGGGCTCGCCTCCAGTGTGGATCGCGGGCTACGGCCCGAAGGTCTTGAATCTTGCAGGCCGCATTGCCGACGGCGTAATCCTGCAGTTCGCCGATCCCGACCTTATTTCCTGGTGCGTCGGCTTTGTCCGCCAGGGAGCTCGCGAAGCTGGTCGCGATCCGGCAAAGATCGAAATCATGGCCGCGGCGCCGGCGTGGCTTTCTAGCGATCTCCCGGCAGCGCGTGATCGCGTGCGCTGGTTTCCGGCGCTGGTCTCCAATCACGTGGTTGATCTCATCTCCCGCTACAAACCCGAAGAGTTGCCAAGTTCGCTCACCGCCTACGTGCGCAACCGTGAAGGCTACGATTATCGTCACCACTGCGAAGTGGACAGCGACAACAAGAGCTTTGTTTCCGATGATGTGGTTGACCGGTTTTGCCTGGTTGGTCCCGCGAAAGATCAAATTGCCAAGCTGCGGCAACTTGAAAAGGTAGGAGTCACACAGTTCAACCTTTACTTGATGTCAGGAGAGGAAGAGAAAGCGCTGGACCAGTTCAGCCGTGAGGTTGTTAGTACCTTTCAGAAACAGCCCGCAGCCAAGACGGCCTCGCGCAAGCCGGCATAGTCAGACGCGTTTAGAGAGTCCCAAACACCTCCGCCTCAGAAACTCGGGCCCATCTCTGTAAGCTCTCGTGTGTTCGAAACTCCCGTGGCGCTCGACATTCCAAACGTGCTTATATTACGGTTCAACAACTGTCCACACCAGCCCTCGACCAGAGTTCAGGAGGCGGCCCCATGATTAAGGTCACCGTGATGTATCCCAACAGTGAAGGCGGTACCTTTAACATGGATTACTACTGCAAGAAACACATCGCCATGGTTCAACGGCTCCTCGGCAAGGCGTTGAAAGGTGTAGCGGTGGAGCAAGGCATCGGCGGCATGGAGCCAGGATCGTGCCCCGCGTTTCTAGCAATCGGTCAACTGCTTTTCGATTCTGTCGACGCTTTTCGGTCGAGCTTCGCCCCACACGCACAGGAGATTGTTGGCGATATTCCAAATTACACGAACTCCCGTCCGACTATTCAGATCAGCGATGTGAAGCTGTAGGGACGTGGCCGACCGCCTCCCCGCGCATCACCGCCCAATAGACCACAAACGCTATTCCGAATCCCACGAACCAGGAATAATCGTAGAGCACTCTGATTGACGGGACCACTAATCCCACCAGGGCCAGCCCCGATCCCAAAGCCAGCGCGACCACGGCTCGCCAGTTAATTCCGCCGGAATATTCGTATGCTCCCCCGCGCAAATAAAGATCATCAACCGCCAACTCTCGGCGGCGAATAATGAAGTAATCGCAAATCATGATTCCCGCCACTGGGCCGAGAAACGCGGCGTAACCTCCCAGCCAGCCCAGAATGAAGGTCTTGTAGTTGGCCAGCAGCTTCCACGGCATCATGGCAATCCCGGCGAAGCATGTGATCACGCCACCGGTGCGAAAGCTGATCAGCCGCGGCCGCAGATTGGAGAAATCATTCGCCGGCGAAACCACATTGGCGCCGATGTTGACGTTGAGCGTGGCCAGCAAAATCGCCAGCAGCGCAATCACCACTGCGATCGGCGAATGAAAGCGGCTCAAAAGTTGTACCGGGTCCCATATCGCGGTCCCATAGATCACAACGGTAGCCGAGGTCACGGCAATGCCGATAAATGAATACAGCGTCATGGTTGCGGGCAGCGCGATTGCCTGACCGATCGCCTGCTGTCGCAATGAACGCGAAA
This genomic interval carries:
- a CDS encoding TIGR03842 family LLM class F420-dependent oxidoreductase, which codes for MKFGFTLKPDLSVERIIGLTRQAEKAGFEYGWIFDSHVLWKEPYPLLTLMASNSRSLRLGTCVTNPAVRDITVTASLFATLNLISGGRMELGIGRGDSSRRVLGKPPVTSAHLEEAVRTFRDLTGGREINYEGQPTRITWAEGSPPVWIAGYGPKVLNLAGRIADGVILQFADPDLISWCVGFVRQGAREAGRDPAKIEIMAAAPAWLSSDLPAARDRVRWFPALVSNHVVDLISRYKPEELPSSLTAYVRNREGYDYRHHCEVDSDNKSFVSDDVVDRFCLVGPAKDQIAKLRQLEKVGVTQFNLYLMSGEEEKALDQFSREVVSTFQKQPAAKTASRKPA
- the motA gene encoding flagellar motor stator protein MotA, with translation MFVIIGIVVVFGAVVGGYLMEHGHMQVLVQPAELLIIGGAAAGTVLIANPLYILKKIVGGITGVFGAPQFTKSRYVESLKMMYELLNKARKEGLVALEADVEDPAKSLVFTKYPAFLKEHHARDFVCDTMRMAVSGGVEPFDVDQMVEADMEVHHHGATQPIAALSTTADSLPGLGIVAAVLGVVITMGALGGPPEEIGHKVAAALVGTFLGILLCYGLVGPLASNMSKTADDEHAYYHVLRVVMISFMKGTPPIMAVEMARRAVPGHVRPTFQELESACKTPAAGAAATEGSEPPAAAAAAAGKAE
- a CDS encoding EthD family reductase, which translates into the protein MIKVTVMYPNSEGGTFNMDYYCKKHIAMVQRLLGKALKGVAVEQGIGGMEPGSCPAFLAIGQLLFDSVDAFRSSFAPHAQEIVGDIPNYTNSRPTIQISDVKL
- the hydA gene encoding dihydropyrimidinase; this translates as MAFDSLIRGGTVVNASDSYLADVGIADGKVSAIAKELPANNARRVIDAPGKYVMPGGIDVHTHLDMPFGGTTSADDFETGTRAAAFGGTTTLIDFAIQYKGQSLRTAFDTWMAKASSKAVCDYAFHCIITDLPDARLEEMKALVREGVTSFKLFMAYPGVFMLDDASIFKAFQAAAKQGAMVCMHAENGGAIDVIVKQALAEGKTAPKYHALTRPTTAEAEATARAIALAEMAGAPVYIVHLSCNEALEKVREARDRGLPVYAETCPQYLYLSIENFDVPGFEGAKYVFTPPLREKWHQEKLWAGLQRDHLQVVSTDHCPFCFKEQKELGKGDFTKIPNGGPGIEHRLSLVYSGGVAAGRFSVNRFVELVSTMPAKLFGLYPRKGTIAVGSDADLVIFDPKREHTISAKTHHMRVDYSMFEGIKVTGTPTTVLCRGDVVIEDNSFKGRVGHGQFLRRNTQGSI
- a CDS encoding diguanylate cyclase — its product is MSGLEQAEIFRAVLEALPTGVYFVDRNKKIAFWNDGAERITGYLRQDVVGRACRDDILVQGTENGSVVCAPTCPVADTIHDGQPRNTMVYIRHRAGHRILVQVRTVPIRDGRGVIIGAAESFDELRMRTQNRRQGDRMIEACIDETTDVPNHESLQSTLEEMLASLTEQQQPFGLLLVRVDQLNEFKLAHGPDAADTMLRAVAQTLKNSLRGTDIVGRWDKETLLAILPECMPSPVEELSKRVQRIAGSVSIEWWGDQLSPTVSVAGATAQKGDSISTLMARAEECLEAVVTNPD
- a CDS encoding SDR family NAD(P)-dependent oxidoreductase, which encodes MEQSLKGKVALVTGANGGLGNAVTPALLQAGALVLGVSPSVKQSDFKHPSFVALAANITDAEAAKNTVDAAVSRSGKLDIFVHLVGGFAGGKTVGDTDDVTFQRMLDMNLNSAFYLLRAVIPQMRKSKGGRIIAIGSRAALEPGAGVGAYSASKAALVALIRTVALENRDTGITANVILPGTMDTPANRQAMSKADFSKWVQPANVASLIVWLAVEAGKDVNGAAIPIYGGDL
- a CDS encoding TonB-dependent receptor, whose product is MKTKGLFASTLCIVFALAVHAQVVTSNLQGTVTDPSGAVVANANVTAANLETGLSRTMTTNSEGFYRFNLLPRGQYEVRAAKSGFSNEALKVVLTVGDTLTANLVLKVAGQSEQVNVSSEITQVDTSSFQVAEGVSQAQIADLPVNDRNFQQLANLIPGVAPSPSYDPTKRLYGGVVAGGATARSSGISIDGGNFNDNIVGGPVGLVPEDAIQEFQVISNQFSAEYGHSSGPFVNVITKSGTNDVHGSGFLLFRHKDLQARGFFEQTKPDFDREQFGAAAGGPIIHDKTFGFFAFERNRQQKSQTVNTGGVFPQFEGAFPAPFRDLLMVAKFDHHLNAAQTFSFRGTFQRNSSTEGLRIDPNISVGGPPAASAFQKATNENISWQGTHTWVASARTLNQFVVHFNRFINNLVPTSHGINLRFPSVVIGQNASTPQNVQQDRLQFRDDVSTMGNWHGVHNLKFGTDLNPRIKYNALFDLFKNGVFIFDQDDPGIKCLPDFVNPVSCTSSIPGHLSFALKGLGSTVEKGTTTWQMAYYVQDDWKVNRRLTLNLGLRYEHESGFIDAGFHHPLEGLAPFFNSRTRETPKLDFGPRAGFAYDVLGNGHTVLRGGFGIYYDSTPWEISYIDRTFDGVKYLFGFFTPAQPSLSDPAFSAAQTPGGFAISGAVHQPYTEQYSIGVGQQLPAGIVLDATYVHVLGLHGWITRELNPGAAKFPGLGLFSSFETTNISHYNAMQVSARKNLTQNFQFQLSYTLSKAVSLSDDIFEPGVPQDSNNLFADKGPTLRDARHRFVLSGIIRLPLGFETSNIISMQSGRPFNITTGLDNNGDGHVKDRPAGVGRNAGRSASTYIWDTRLSRPFKIGERVTLSPTVDMFNVVNHANFDAESYIGALNAGCSATAINCGTLQNPGSAFGKPTDIISPARQLQLGLRVAF